From the Ipomoea triloba cultivar NCNSP0323 chromosome 8, ASM357664v1 genome, the window TGCCTATAGCCAGGAAATCCTAGTTCTATCCATCATAATCTTTCGGGTTGGAAATTTATcattaacccccccccccccccccccccgccaaaaaaaaaaaagagcaatcttTATGACCTGACTGATTCAAGAAAGAACGTAACTGCATAAATTCCAGAAATTTTGTAAGTTCAATAGTTTTTGAGTAGCCTACCTGCAAGGAGATGACTTGCTGCAGCAACTCTCCAGACATTCCACCAAACAATCTGGATTAGGATCTATAAAGAAAGCTACCTAGTAGATATACAGACACTGTTAGTTTATGCAGCATAACTTATTGCTGCAAGCAAACCACTGTGAAGTGTGAAGTGTGAAGTGGTGAAGTGTGAAGTGCATCACAAATGAAATGGAAATCCATGCCTAGAAGGAAAAAACCGCATTGCGTTCTCAATTTTGGTCTCTTCATGTAGATTGAGACACTAGCAGAGaacttttcttttttcgttTGACTTAACCATGTAACACGAGCTTTAGAAAACATGTGAAGGTCATAATACGGGAGGGCAAAGATGTGTAggatacacaaaatattaacataaatacagacacCGGCCGAACCGAGAAacgtaatttccaaaaaaacggacagttagtttacaatgctcaaaacgacgtcgtttacgtacgtggtgcacattgttatgtggaccgtggtgcacggtataatttgccaaggATCTTATTAGGAATCTATATATCTGGTTTGAATGTAAGGCAACTATCTAGATTTTTAGTGGCTTATATTCATTGCTAATGTTAGAGCAATAATACTGGCCCATTGGTCATCACAGCATTATTCTAATTACCTTTTACTCTTTAATCCCGAAACTAATTCATTGGCTGCCTATAGCCAGGAAATCCTAGTTCTATCCATCATAATCTTTCGGGTTGGAAATTTATcattaacccccccccccccccccccccccccNcccgccaaaaaaaaaaaagagcaatcttTATGACCTGACTGATTCAAGAAAGAACGTAACTGCATAAATTCCAGAAATTTTGTAAGTTCAATAGTTTTTGAGTAGCCTACCTGCAAGGAGATGACTTGCTGCAGCAACTCTCCAGACATTCCACCAAACAATCTGGATTAGGATCTATAAAGAAAGCTACCTAGTAGATATACAGACACTGTTAGTTTATGCAGCATAACTTATTGCTGCAAGCAAACCACTGTGAAGTGTGAAGTGTGAAGTGGTGAAGTGTGAAGTGCATCACAAATGAAATGGAAATCCATGCCTAGAAGGAAAAAACCGCATTGCGTTCTCAATTTTGGTCTCTTCATGTAGATTGAGACACTAGCAGAGaacttttcttttttcgttTGACTTAACCATGTAACACGAGCTTTAGAAAACATGTGAAGGTCATAATACGGGAGGGCAAAGATGTGAAAAGAAAGCCAAAAATGTGAAGAAATCTTGGTTACCGAATAACGTTCAGATCCAGTTGGCACCACTCTATGCAATGTTGAtctgaaaatgattttcaaaggTGCAAGAAAATTGAGGTTTTAGTCAATAAACATGAACAACTAGCAGCAAATATAACAATTTATCTCTTTAATGGGAAAGGGTAGAACTAGAAGCTGCCTTACTGAAACAGACAGTTTGTCCACCTCTCAGTCATATCTCCGATGTTAACAATGAAAGCCCTGTAGAAccaatttgagaaaattttgaGTGGTTATGAAAACTTCTCTAAATCCTAGGGACATGCAAAAACTTGTAGACAAACCATTTACAGCTCTTCAGATTAAAAACCTCCAAGTTagaatgtatatatagtaaagGTAAGGAGCATATGTGACTTTACTAATGTCAATGAGAAGATTAAAGTTTATAGACTATAGACCAAATAACATGAATATAGACACAAGTGGCTAGATCAGCTCCTATATATTGAGTCGCCATTAACATCAACTTTTGAAACCATTGATGGAATGATAAGCAACTACTAGACCTACCCACTAAGATTAGGCACATCTTCCCATATCTGTGGTTGTCTAAATTTCTCCCTGCAAACCTGTTAAACTAATTTGTTTACTACCATGAATTGTTATCTGTAAAAACAATACATTTGGATTTAAACTGAATTTTAATAAACCATACCTGCAACCCCGGCACTCCATCTGTCGCTAGAAGAGTAATCATTCCATAGTCTGAATGAGCTGAAGCACCATATATTACTTGATCTGGAGATTCCAATGGACTTGGCACGGCTGAAGAGAAAAACATTGTTTCCAATTTTCgtatttagtcctaaacttgaAATATATTACTGATAATGTTTTCATCCACATTTATCCAACCAAAAAGCGTATAAAGATCACTAATATATTCACTTTTCACAGTATAGAACCCAAGAAATATATCACATTCCTATTCCTATGGTTTTGAAGTGCATCAACAGAACTGGTACCGGAGAAAGAGAGATGCAATAGTAATCACAGATGTTGGTATAAATTAAACCTGGATAGTGTAACAGGCGGAGGAAACCATCTGGAGGATTAAATGCAACAGCTTTATCAAAGAAGTCTTCATCCAAGTTCAGTGCTAGGGCAATCAATGAAACTAGTTTCTTTCCAGCATTCCTGGGATACATCCCCAAAAAACCATTTTAAAAAGCAAAATAAACTACATAAATTGCCTCCCAGCATAGAGTTATTAACTACAGGGGAAAATATCTAGAACCACACTACAATATCAAGAAGAAGGTTAACATGTCAATGTTCCAACTGTTATTTATTGGTGCAATGAGTCAACTTTAAATGCCTAAATCATtactaaaaagaaaacattatagAAAGTTGAAATAAACAATACTGAGTAGCTCTTATATTGTTTTACGTTTTCGCAACATGCTATTCTATTTATCCCTCAAAAACTTTACATTTCCCTCTTTAAGTCTCCACAATTTCACTCTTCATggatgaataaataaataaaagcaatTGAATCATTAAGCAAATTTACATGAATTATGAGATGCTCATAACAATTAAGTAGGTTATTTTAACAATTCCCGGTGAAAATGATACTTACAACACTCTTTCATAGTAATCTTCCATTGTTGCTTTCCACGATGGCAGAACGCCTAGGATCCCATCACAtcaaaaccaaccaaaaaaGCCATACAAATTCTCAGTGATTCAAAGGATTTAGGATCTAAATTGCATTTGGAAGCACAAGGAACTGCACACAGAATGATATCATATCATTTCAAAAACTACCTTCAGAAGGCCACTGGTTCAAATCACTGTGTTCCAAGGCACCAATATGGAAGGTTTCCTTCAAGTCACCTGCACAACATACAACGAATGGAGCAGAGCAGAAATAAACTTGAAATTTCACAGATCTCTCTCCAGCACCATCACTTCTCACATGCAAATCAGAAATTCAGAATAGAGAACATGATTTCGTTCAGGAATTTCGTCGAAAACGACTGTAGAAGCTTCaaactagctagctagcataCATTAAACACCAAAAACACTCGCCAATCAGTACATCGTGTTGAAACGGACCTTTGCAACTCGAAGAAGTATCCAGCTTCTCAGCATAAAGAGGAGTGTAACCTCTGTTTTGCTTGCGATCAAGCTTCATCTTCTCTTCGATCGGCAGCGAGAAAAACCGCCTGCTCTGTTCGAAAACCTGCCGGAATAGGGTTTGTTCTACTCCGTGGTTTATCAGGTAGAAGAAACCGTAATCTATACATGCCTACACCAATTGTTCTCTGATGTTAGTCGTATCGCATGAATACTACTGTAAAATTACTCATTTGGATGATTGAAGAGCTAAAGAAGATACCCGGCGTATCTCACGAGCGGTGGCGGTGCGGTCCGGCGAACAAAGGTCGATGACCGGAAGTTGAAGTGAGTTCGCCATTTCTGACCACCGGAACTACAAAACAAAATGCGCgattatatattatgaattaataTCATTTTGGTCCCACAACTTTTGAGATCTTTTCACTTtagtgcacaactttaaatgttttcaattttggtgcctaactttgttatttttattaattttagtatttctGGCTAAATTGACGGTAAAATGTTGccagattttatattttaggagcaaaatcattatcccaaagaaagatctttaatatctaaacaaaagaaaaataatattaagaaaaaaaagaataaaggtTTGTCCATTGTCTATAAATTTCATAAATCTCTG encodes:
- the LOC116027711 gene encoding 2-oxoglutarate-Fe(II) type oxidoreductase hxnY-like, with product MANSLQLPVIDLCSPDRTATAREIRRACIDYGFFYLINHGVEQTLFRQVFEQSRRFFSLPIEEKMKLDRKQNRGYTPLYAEKLDTSSSCKGDLKETFHIGALEHSDLNQWPSEGVLPSWKATMEDYYERVLNAGKKLVSLIALALNLDEDFFDKAVAFNPPDGFLRLLHYPAVPSPLESPDQVIYGASAHSDYGMITLLATDGVPGLQVCREKFRQPQIWEDVPNLSGAFIVNIGDMTERWTNCLFQSTLHRVVPTGSERYSVAFFIDPNPDCLVECLESCCSKSSPCRFPPIRSGDYLEERYRLTYGS